The genome window TCCAAGTGTTCAACGGCATACTCAATACTTCCCAATTCATAATCTCCAATCACATTTCCTGCAGTTCTGATTGAAAAAATATCGCCAAGGCCCTGATCAAAAACAAGTTCGGCCGGCACTCTGGAATCTGCGCAGCTTACCACAACAGCAAAAGGATGCTGTCCTTTTTTGAGTTCCCGTAGTCGTTCTAGGGTTTCACCGGGATGCATGGGGTTACCCGAAGCAAATCTTTTGTTTCCCTCTTTGAGTTTTTGGAGCGGAGATAAATTAGTATTTTCAGTGTGATTGCAAGCGGACAAAACGCTTATGAAGAGCAGAAAGAGTAATCCTTTTTTAATCATGATATTTCCTAAAATTATGACAAATCATAGTCTGTCTTAAATAATCTAGACAAACTCATTCTTGTTAATAAAGTCACAAAATTAGATTCATAGAGCGTCGCAAATAGTGACTTTTATCATATTTAAAGGATTAATTTCAACTAAACTTTTATCAAACGATATAGTTAACAAATTGTTTTTAGAAGGATAATTTTATTTAGAAAAAAGCCAGATTTTTAATAGTTCAAAAAAACATTAATACATTTCTGGAGTTAACGCAACAATGAATAAATTTTCCTGATTACTGTCCATATAATGATAAACCACCGTTGATTCATTGCTTCTAAATGCTTCAAGACTGGGATTTGCCTTGGAAGCATCCAATATTTCTTTCTGTACGGACTTTTTTTAAAGCCGCAACATCAATACTCTTTTTCAAAACACGGACTAAAAGTAAAATAGGCAATTGATTCACACTCTCCATGCAGATATCATTACTTATCATCACAGACAGGCAGTATTATATTTGGTTACCAAAGCTGTGAGTTCATTGCCGGCAAGTTTGTCCTTTATAAAATAGTATTAAAAATACCTATCAAAACTATAACAGTAAAAATTTTGATTAGGTGGATTCAACATATAAATGCAACAGTATTCAATTTATTGATTTTTTCGGCGAAAATTTCATTAGGTGTTTTATAGCCAAATCTTTTTCTGGGTCTGTTGTTTAATGTATTAACTACTGTTTTTATTTGTTGTTCTTCGATGTTTTCAAAGTTAGATTTTTTAGGAAAATATTGTCTTATTAATCCGTTTAAATTTTCATTGGCTCCTCGTTCCCAGCTATGGTAGGGTTTGGCAAAATAATAATCGATATCTAAATCTTCTGCAATGGCCCGATGATTGGCAAATTCCTTTCCATTATCCGAAGTAATGGTCTTGATTATTGGTTTCCAATCTTTCAATAATTCAATTGTTTTCTGCTGTATTGCACTAGCTTCTTTGCTTTCTACTTTTCCCATAAAAAGTATTCCAGAGGCTCTGTCATTGATAGTTAGTAACGCTCCTTTGTGATTCTTACCAATGACCAAATCAATCTCTAAATCGCCCAATCTACTTTTCTTTTCTACAATCTTTGGACGCTCGCTAATATCGACCCTACCAATAATAAGTCCTCTTTTATCCTTTAAATGTCCTCTTTTTTTATACTTTTTACCCTTGGTCCTAAGATGTTTATATAAGAGTCCTCCTTTGCGTTTATTTTCCCAAATATATTGATAGATTCTTTCTTTAGAAACCATTGCTCTTTTGTCAATTTTTGCTCTGCCAACAATTTGTTCAGGACTGTAATCTTGCTTTAAATAAAACAAAATATTTGCTTCAACTTCTGAGGTTAAAGTGCATTTTTTGATCTTAACCTTATGCCTGTTTAAAGCTTTTTTATCCGCCAAAACAGCTTTATAAACACCACTTCTTTGATCAGAATTACGTTTTATTTCTCGAGAAATAACTGATTTGTTTTTATCTACCAATTCAGCAATTTCGGAAATACTGATACCGGCATTTCTATATACTTCTATTTTGTATCTTTGTTCTAACGTTAAATGTGCCATCTATTTTGAGTGTTGCAACCCAAAGATATGATGATTTTTTCGCCAACTCTAGTGTTATTCTTTTGACCTAGGTCAAAAGAATAACACTAGAGTTTTTTTTCACGTTGCATTTATTACTTGAATCTAAGTTATATTACGAATAAGCAGTTTCTTTTTTCTTTGTTTTTCTCCCATATTACTTGTGATCAAAACTCAAAACTTCTTTGAGAATCCATTCTTTATTCTCCAGTAAATAAACATGTGTAAATTTTGCAGTTCCAGTGTATATGTCTTCCTTATTTGGTTCCCGGATAAAAAAGTCATGAATACCGGTTTGAACAACCCCGTAAAGAACACCATTATTATATAACGGAAAAACTTCCAAAGATTCTTTACGTACTTTGCGAATTGGCTTTTTATTACTGTCAGAACAAAGATTTTTCTTTGTGTTTTCCAAAAACTTATTTTTATCTTGAATTCCGCCTCGATCGTGATAAAACACCAAATCTTTATGTGTCATTTTTACAAGATAATCGATGTCACACCTATTAAAACCTCTCTCAAAGAAGATACTGTCGTGTTTCTGTAAAGCCAAAAACAATTCCGAATCTTTGGATACTTGTCCAAAGGCAAAATTGATAGATACTAATAATAAAATAAATAATGTTCTCATGATTCAATATTAGTTGGTTAAAAAAATGAACAGTCCTATTTCCTTTCCAAATATACCAAATATCAATTACAAATTTTAAAAGTACATTAACACCATACTCTGTATAAAATCACAAAACAAAAAGTTCCCCATTTCATTTAAAATAATTCAAACATAAAAAAGCTCCACACCTCATTAAAAAGAAAAATTACCCATAAAAACAGCTGTTTACATTTTTAAATTACTTTTTATTACAAAAATAATTCGTTTTGTTAAAAAAATCACTTTTACCGTTTTTTTAGCATTTATTAATCAAAAATAATTGTACTTTTGCACCGATGAAAAAAATAAAAACATATAAAACAGTTATCTCTCGGATAATGACACTTAGGACTTCTCCCGAAGTACGGATGCTATAGTTATAGCCTCCATTGTGTAATCGTATTATATTATTCATTTTTTATTTTATCGTTTTGAAATTATTTCCATTTTTATTTGGATTAATAAATCCAGAAGAAATCACTAAACAAATTTTATCTCTCTGTAATTCAATTATTTGGATTGCCATTTATTGTATTTGCCTTATATTTGGCATTGCAGAAAATGAGCAGGACAAACTCTGTTACAGCACATTTTTTAACCTAAAATATAACTCTTGAAATGAACATTTCTATTGTAGTAACTCAGGAAGAACATCATAAGTATGCGCAGGAAATATGCGACACGATAGAATCTTCTGCCCTGCTGAGAGGTACTGGAATTGCCAAAAGAACGCCGGAATACATCATAAAAAAGATGGAAAAAGGTGATGCTGTAATTGCGCTTAACAACGGGATTTTTGCCGGTTTCTGCTATATCGAAAGCTGGCAGCATGGTCAGTTTGTGGCTCATTCCGGTTTGATTGTACATCCGGATTACAGAAATTTGGGACTGGCAAAAAAAATTAAATCTTTTGTATTTGACTATTCATTAAAAAAATATCCTGAAGCTAAAGTTTTCGGAATCACAACTGGTCTTGCAGTAATGAAAATCAATTCGGAATTAGGATACAAACCGGTTCCTTTTTCAGAATTGACCAATGACCCAAGTTTTTGGAAAGGATGCCAGACCTGTACCAATTTTGAAATCCTAAAAAGCAAAGATTACAAAATGTGTTTGTGTACCGGAATGCTTTATGATCCAAAAGAAAAACCAAAAGATCCACCAAAACATCCCTACAACGTAAGGATTTGGAATCGTTTGAAAGAAATTAAACAAGCACTTTTTTTAAAAAAAGAAACCAAAAGTTAAAAATATAATTTATCAAATCGGAGCTTTTCAAACTCCACAAAACAATATAAAATGGGAAGTAAAAAAGTAGTATTAGCATATAGCGGAGGATTGGACACATCATATTGTCTTAAATATTTAAAAAATGAAAAAGGATATGAAGTTCATACTGTATTGATCAACACAGGCGGTTTTGACGATGCCGAATTAAAAGCGATTGAAGACAGAGCTTATGAATTAGGAAGTGCAAAACACGCTAACTTGACTATCCTTGATAAATATTACGACAAAGCCATCAAATATTTGATTTACGGAAACGTATTAAAAAACAACACTTACCCGCTATCTGTAAGTGCTGAGCGTGTTTTTCAGGCAATCGAAGCTATAAAATATGCAAAATCTGTAGGCGCTGAAGCGATTGCGCACGGAAGTACTGGTGCAGGAAATGACCAAATTCGTTTTGACTTAATTTTCCAAACCATCGCTCCTGAAATAGAAATCATCACTCCTATCAGAGACTTAAAACTTTCAAGACAAGAAGAAGTTGCTTATTTACAGGCAAACGGTGTTGAATATTCTTGGGAAAAAGCACAGTATTCTATCAACAAAGGTTTATGGGGAACAAGCGTTGGAGGAAAAGAAACTTTAACTTCAGGACAACCATTACCAAGCGAAGCTTATCCTTCACAATTGCAAAAAAATGGTGAAGAGAAAGTGACTTTAGAATTCGAAAAAGGAGAATTGGTTGCTGTAAACGGTAAAAAAGACAAACCTTCAAACAACATTGTTACTTTAGAAAAACTAGCTAACGCTTACGCCATCGGAAGAGATATCCACGTAGGTGACACGATTATCGGAATCAAAGGAAGAGTTGGTTTTGAAGCTGCTGCTCCTTTAATCATCATCAAAGCACACCATTTGCTAGAAAAACATACACTTGGAAAATGGCAGCAATACTGGAAAGAGCAGCTAGGAAACTGGTACGGAATGTTATTCCACGAAGGTCAGTTCTTAGATCCGGTAATGCGTAACATCGAAACTTTCCTTGAAGACACTCAAAAAACCGTAAACGGAACAGTAACTGTTTCACTTAAACCATACCACTTTTCATTGGACGGAATTGAATCCAAAAATGATTTAATGAACACTGGTTTTGGTCAATACGGAGAAATGAACAATGCCTGGACATCAGACGATGCTAAAGGATTCATCAAAATTTTAGGTAACGCACAGAATATATTTTCATCTGTAAATCAAGAGACTTACGAATAAATATTATATATTATTCAACCACAAAGTACAGACGGGTTTGAAACCCGTCTCTACCAACCAAAATAAAAATAAAAAATTATGATTAATGTTGGAATAATAGGCGGATCGGGTTATACGGCCGGAGA of Flavobacterium marginilacus contains these proteins:
- a CDS encoding carbonic anhydrase, producing MIKKGLLFLLFISVLSACNHTENTNLSPLQKLKEGNKRFASGNPMHPGETLERLRELKKGQHPFAVVVSCADSRVPAELVFDQGLGDIFSIRTAGNVIGDYELGSIEYAVEHLECKLIVVMGHNSCGAVKAFIDSKGHYNHADHIKKIVEYIESEKEENNLAEENKLSVDNAVSANIQHAVNFLKNAEPILKESYNQKKVSIIGAEYDIETGKVIFDIKNGV
- a CDS encoding IS30 family transposase, producing MAHLTLEQRYKIEVYRNAGISISEIAELVDKNKSVISREIKRNSDQRSGVYKAVLADKKALNRHKVKIKKCTLTSEVEANILFYLKQDYSPEQIVGRAKIDKRAMVSKERIYQYIWENKRKGGLLYKHLRTKGKKYKKRGHLKDKRGLIIGRVDISERPKIVEKKSRLGDLEIDLVIGKNHKGALLTINDRASGILFMGKVESKEASAIQQKTIELLKDWKPIIKTITSDNGKEFANHRAIAEDLDIDYYFAKPYHSWERGANENLNGLIRQYFPKKSNFENIEEQQIKTVVNTLNNRPRKRFGYKTPNEIFAEKINKLNTVAFIC
- a CDS encoding nuclear transport factor 2 family protein, translated to MRTLFILLLVSINFAFGQVSKDSELFLALQKHDSIFFERGFNRCDIDYLVKMTHKDLVFYHDRGGIQDKNKFLENTKKNLCSDSNKKPIRKVRKESLEVFPLYNNGVLYGVVQTGIHDFFIREPNKEDIYTGTAKFTHVYLLENKEWILKEVLSFDHK
- a CDS encoding GNAT family N-acetyltransferase; amino-acid sequence: MNISIVVTQEEHHKYAQEICDTIESSALLRGTGIAKRTPEYIIKKMEKGDAVIALNNGIFAGFCYIESWQHGQFVAHSGLIVHPDYRNLGLAKKIKSFVFDYSLKKYPEAKVFGITTGLAVMKINSELGYKPVPFSELTNDPSFWKGCQTCTNFEILKSKDYKMCLCTGMLYDPKEKPKDPPKHPYNVRIWNRLKEIKQALFLKKETKS
- a CDS encoding argininosuccinate synthase; this translates as MGSKKVVLAYSGGLDTSYCLKYLKNEKGYEVHTVLINTGGFDDAELKAIEDRAYELGSAKHANLTILDKYYDKAIKYLIYGNVLKNNTYPLSVSAERVFQAIEAIKYAKSVGAEAIAHGSTGAGNDQIRFDLIFQTIAPEIEIITPIRDLKLSRQEEVAYLQANGVEYSWEKAQYSINKGLWGTSVGGKETLTSGQPLPSEAYPSQLQKNGEEKVTLEFEKGELVAVNGKKDKPSNNIVTLEKLANAYAIGRDIHVGDTIIGIKGRVGFEAAAPLIIIKAHHLLEKHTLGKWQQYWKEQLGNWYGMLFHEGQFLDPVMRNIETFLEDTQKTVNGTVTVSLKPYHFSLDGIESKNDLMNTGFGQYGEMNNAWTSDDAKGFIKILGNAQNIFSSVNQETYE